Proteins co-encoded in one Theileria equi strain WA chromosome 3, complete sequence genomic window:
- a CDS encoding DNA-directed RNA polymerase III C1 subunit, putative (encoded by transcript BEWA_006690A) produces MTLAKRQRTGQSSEHRVKREINPEANNQASISNNSESFGKNEDALSNYRVKRSDSFKEEARGGSSSSESDRFIVLSSAKELVPYTSTHCTIEGVQFDVMGSSDIERAAILELQHRELYLIQNNEPQPLGALDKRLGCSRNEMTCSTCGKDNNHCVGHWGYVKLELPVFHVGFFKYLNQILYCICKRCSNLLLPEDSIKKYQEIRNKGIDDPLFKVSLFRKILQECKNKKTCDRCGAPQGTVKRIVKPTLDQFMRMKHVVRHKESGKVQARDEELNPIVVKHLFEAMDPAHVKLLNIASPEKMIITNLAISPNCIRPSVPMEGQGSTEDDLTIITSDIIEVNKTLKKQLQDGQQSSRFILNWQFMQLHCTRLINTDAPAVSQLLSTKNITKPGRGLCQRLKGKEGRFRGNLSGKRADFSSRTVISPDPNVGIDEIVVPEQIATKLTFPEVVNAGNIEVLRKAVINGWSVWPGASYVIKANGSKTTLRIANPNHIADNLEIGDIVERHLWDGDIVIFNRQPSLHRMSIMAHRVRVMPGSTFRFNECVCQPYNADFDGDEMNMHLPQTYEARAESLYLLSVLQNLTTPRNGDPLIAAVQDFLSASYLLTSKDRFLTRKQFCQICCYFTNASIQVDIPPPAIIYPTMLWTGKQIFNVLLRPSRKSNVIVNFECREREFHNIKDYEHNYGMTNLHQCMCPKDGYVIFYNSELMCGALGVKSLGASKGGLFYQLLKKNSSKIAAECMLRVSKLASRWLAEFGMTIGLDDVRPGAELLNRKSELLMDGYSRVSEAIKNFKDLQAYPGCTREETLELQVKSVLDDLRNEAGKVCNAHLKNDNKPLIMFNSGAKGALINIAQMVACVGQQNVSGQRIQNGFIGRTLPHFNIGCRDAKSRGFVANSFFSGLEPEEFFFHTMSGREGLIDTAVKTSETGYMQRKLMKVMEDLAICYDHTVRASDGHVVQFLYGDDGLSASLNMSDKNLLENVLQHIRCITRIPKLVANDSGSFQILPPQDLSAILKRVDLAVYDQSLVSRMPSQLKNKVKTFKEWVKPKQKMMPVDEDLCQQLRNNIAAFIAVYEDVSYVRRNLPLFPFEIVQWSNFLQPLLLELLPRSIHYHINVSYSEKATHQKGTESKFSYSEIIDATLNKWAVSVDAHLDCVPFQDLCTEFEGSGCTGSQFRAKRISKHLWISLEQIFQFIRYCWKDYQKGVCEPGEAIGALGAQSIGEPATQMTLKTFHFAGVASMNVTLGVPRIQEIINASASIITPIIEVPLVNKHDYDYALSVKARIEKTTLGQICSDIRELFTPNGIRLIIKLNANVIQDLFLQVDAYRVRDKILEQGSIKKIKINKQDVHTLDKWQLYLDLPATETQLFQQHALINGLLDLVVAGGKRIKRAIIKRENTASGCQYQIAVEGYGLQEVMGAYGVQSNAVKTNHIYEVAQVLGIEAARSTIISEIQKCMDAYSIDIDGRYMKLLGDIMTSRGEVIGINRHGIKKRRTSALMLASFEETNEHLFEAAVHSRKDPVKGVSECIIVGKQMPLGTGSFDLLLKSN; encoded by the exons ATGACGTTAGCAAAGAGGCAAAGGACTGGACAGTCCTCAGAACATCGAGTTAAACGGGAGATCAACCCAGAAGCGAACAATCAAGCCTCTATATCGAATAATTCAGAgtcatttggaaaaaatgaagatgctTTATCCAATTATAGAGTCAAAAGGTCTGATTCCTTCAAAGAAGAAGCACGAGGAGGATCATCGTCGTCTGAATCTGACCGTTTTATTGTATTATCGTCAGCTAAGGAATTGGTACCTTATACTTCGACTCATTGTACTATAGAAGGGGTACAATTCGATGTCATGGGTAGTTCTGACATTGAGCGTGCAGCTATCCTAGAATTGCAACATCGCGAACTCTACCTCATCCAAAATAATGAACCACAACCACTGGGAGCACTTGATAAACGATTAGGATGCAGTAGAAATGAGATGACTTGTAGTACTTGTGGAAAGGATAACAATCACTGCGTTGGCCATTGGGGATATGTTAAACTTGAGCTTCCCGTATTTCACGTTGGATTCTTCAAGTATTTGAACCAGATCCTTTATTGTATATGTAAAAGATGTTCAAATTTGCTTTTGCCTGAAGATTCTATCAAAAAATACCAGGAAATTAGAAACAAGGGTATAGATGATCCTCTGTTCAAAGTTTCGCTATTCCGGAAGATAttgcaagaatgtaaaaataaaaagacTTGTGACAGATGTGGAGCACCTCAAGGAACAGTTAAACGTATAGTAAAACCTACACTTGACCAGTTTATGAGAATGAAACATGTTGTTAGACATAAGGAATCTGGTAAGGTACAAGCCagagatgaagaacttAATCCCATTGTTGTAAAGCATTTGTTTGAAGCAATGGATCCGGCACATGTGAAATTGCTAAATATAGCGAGTCCAGAAAAAATGATTATAACAAATTTGGCGATTTCTCCAAACTGCATAAGACCATCTGTTCCAATGGAAGGACAAGGAAGCACCGAAGATGATCTGACCATTATTACCTCGGATATCATTGAGGTGAATAAAACCTTGAAAAAACAACTTCAAGATGGCCAACAATCTAGTAGATTTATATTGAATTGGCAGTTTATGCAACTTCACTGTACCAGACTAATAAATACAGATGCTCCTGCTGTTTCACAGCTTTTGTCTACTAAAAACATCACAAAACCTGGAAGAGGACTCTGTCAACGTCTTAAAGGAAAGGAGGGGCGTTTTAGGGGTAATCTTTCGGGGAAAAGAGCGGATTTTTCATCTCGAACTGTCATTTCTCCGGATCCAAATGTTGGCATAGATGAGATTGTGGTTCCGGAACAAATCGCAACAAAGTTAACATTTCCAGAAGTTGTTAATGCCGGAAATATTGAAGTTTTGCGCAAAGCTGTAATTAATGGCTGGTCAGTATGGCCAGGTGCCTCATATGTGATTAAAGCCAATGGGTCAAAAACCACCTTGAGAATCGCAAATCCAAATCATATTGCCGATAATTTGGAAATCGGAGATATTGTTGAACGTCATTTGTGGGATGGTGATATTGTTATATTCAATAGGCAACCTTCTCTACACAGAATGAGTATCATGGCCCACAGAGTACGTGTTATGCCTGGTTCTACATTCAGATTTAATGAATGCGTTTGCCAACCTTACAATGCGGACtttgatggagatgaaatGAATATGCACTTGCCACAAACATATGAAGCAAGGGCAGAATCATTATATCTTTTGAGCGTATTACAAAACTTGACCACTCCAAGAAATGGAGATCCACTTATTGCAGCCGTTCAAGACTTTTTGTCTGCCAGCTACTTATTGACTTCAAAGGATAGATTTTTAACTAGGAAGCAATTTTGTCAAATATGCTGTTACTTTACCAATGCATCGATTCAAGTTGACATACCTCCCCCAGCTATTATATATCCCACCATGCTTTGGACTGGAAAACAAATTTTCAATGTTTTGCTTAGACCATCTCGCAAAAGCAATGTTATCGTCAATTTTGAGTGTCGTGAACGTGAGTTCCATAATATAAAGGACTATGAACATAATTATGGAATGACCAATCTCCACCAATGTATGTGTCCAAAAGATGGCTATGTGATTTTTTACAATTCTGAATTGATGTGCGGAGCTTTGGGAGTTAAATCCTTGGGTGCATCAAAAGGGGGTTTATTTTACCAGTTGTTGAAAAAGAATAGTTCAAAGATTGCTGCAGAATGTATGTTAAGGGTTTCAAAGTTAGCAAGCCGCTGGTTAGCCGAGTTCGGAATGACCATAGGGTTGGATGACGTAAGACCAGGAGCAGAACTTTTGAATAGGAAATCTGAACTTTTGATGGATGGATATTCGAGGGTCTCTGAAGCTATCAAAAATTTCAAAGATTTACAAGCTTATCCAGGCTGTACTCGTGAAGAAACTCTGGAACTACAAGTGAAATCAGTTTTGGATGACCTCAGAAATGAAGCTGGTAAGGTCTGTAATGCCCACTTGAAAAATGATAACAAGCCTCTAATCATGTTTAATTCTGGAGCCAAGGGAGCACTAATTAATATAGCCCAAATGGTAGCATGTGTAGGTCAACAAAATGTTTCTGGGCAAAGAATCCAGAACGGATTTATAGGAAGgactcttcctcattttAATATAGGATGTAGAGATGCAAAAAGTCGTGGCTTTGTTGCTAATTCATTCTTTTCTGGTCTGGAACCTGAAGAATTCTTCTTTCATACCATGTCCGGAAGAGAAGGCCTCATCGATACTGCTGTAAAAACGAGTGAAACAGGCTATATGCAAAGGAAACTCATGAAG GTGATGGAGGATTTGGCAATATGCTACGATCATACTGTTAGAGCCAGCGATGGTCATGTTGTGCAATTCTTGTATGGAGATGACGGTTTATCGGCATCCCTTAATATGTCGGATAAAAATCTTTTAGAAAATGTGCTTCAGCATATTAGGTGTATAACTCGCATACCAAAGTTGGTTGCGAATGATTCTGGAAGctttcagattcttcctccacaggACCTCTCTGCAATCTTAAAGAGAGTTGACTTAGCGGTCTATGATCAATCACTTGTTAGTAGAATGCCATCTCAGTTGAAGAATAAGGTAAAAACTTTCAAGGAATGGGTTAAACCTAAACAAAAAATGATGCCTGTAGATGAGGACTTGTGTCAACAGCTCAGGAATAATATAGCAGCATTTATCGCAGTTTACGAAGATGTTTCATATGTTCGTAGGAATTTACCACTATTCCCATTTGAAATAGTACAGTGGTCAAATTTCTTGCAACCACTATTGCTGGAGCTCCTCCCGAGATCTATTCATTATCATATTAATGTATCATATTCTGAAAAG GCAACTCATCAAAAAGGAACTGAGTCTAAATTCTCCTATAGTGAAATTATAGATGCAACCTTGAACAAATGGGCTGTGTCTGTTGATGCTCACTTGGACTGTGTTCCTTTCCAAGATTTGTGCACTGAATTCGAAGGTTCTGGTTGTACTGGTTCTCAATTTAGAGCTAAGAGGATAAGCAAGCACTTGTGGATATCATTGGAACAAATTTTCCAATTTATAAGATATTGTTGGAAGGATTACCAAAAGGGTGTTTGTGAACCTGGAGAGGCAATAGGGGCGCTTGGAGCCCAGTCTATCGGAGAACCAGCCACTCAAATGACTCTAaaaactttccattttGCTGGAGTAGCTTCCATGAATGTCACACTCGGTGTTCCAAGAATTCAGGAAATTATTAATGCATCTGCCTCAATAATAACTCCCATCATTGAAGTTCCTCTGGTAAACAAACACGATTACGATTACGCGCTTTCTGTCAAGGCAAGAATTGAAAAAACAACACTTGGTCAGATATGTAGTGACATACGTGAATTGTTTACGCCTAATGGAATAAGACTTATCATTAAATTAAATGCTAACGTGATACAGGATCTCTTCTTACAAGTGGATGCATACAGAGTCCGTGATAAAATACTAGAGCAAGGGTCTATAAAGAAGATTAAGATAAATAAACAAGATGTGCACACGTTGGATAAATGGCAATTATACTTGGATCTTCCTGCCACTGAGACACAACTCTTCCAACAGCATGCGTTAATAAATGGACTTTTGGATCTTGTAGTTGCTGGTGGTAAGAGAATCAAGAGAGCTATAATAAAGAGAGAAAACACTGCCAGTGGATGTCAATACCAAATTGCTGTAGAAGGTTATGGTTTACAGGAAGTGATGGGCGCATACGGTGTCCAATCCAATGCTGTAAAAACCAACCACATTTACGAAGTTGCTCAAGTCCTTGGAATAGAAGCAGCAAGAAGTACAATAATAAGCGAAATCCAAAAATGCATGGACGCATACTCCATCGACATTGACGGAAGATATATGAAGCTATTGGGAGACATAATGACATCGAGAGGGGAAGTTATAGGAATAAACAGACATGGTATAAAAAAGAGAAGAACATCTGCACTTATGTTGGCGTCGTTTGAGGAGACTAATGAACACCTATTTGAAGCGGCCGTTCATAGTAGAAAGGATCCAGTAAAGGGTGTTAGTGAGTGTATTATAGTTGGAAAGCAAATGCCACTAGGAACAGGATCGTTTGATTTGTTATTGAAATCAAATTAG
- a CDS encoding hypothetical protein (encoded by transcript BEWA_006700A) gives MAHEGASSVSGTHRESSSGRSRTPRTSGRGRKKESAKTVLRNTVGRLDSEAFARRSKYLRGIFLDPQKRHSYEWTLLEKKVLLLDWYHNPSYYENWKPAETEDMTNRFFSNLIYNYSHLSMVNIGPSVIFCRLINEFVHIDAPYQCVVMILRYVDQYGISRDELKIGMIWRGCEMEEMINGQTTQIYTPTKSDDYQCIYDGISYNIFSYTTDPFEKLGPCEKCTRADVHEKTTLATPKIVFSEPAVSMEVTSTRLNGTRNYLVAVKMKSYIVRVYNITDLITTTVKIAKTWDSARKIHVKTFNEKKNKISKDEIICTGCLLEESDLKMLESLRSEASSYQSAFKPIECLGLDFEAVHSKSIAIKRETLQSGLKFFHTSIISEKIVIPTFVAAVGSTNACVWELGNILNTKAREPLLEMRFPSDSFPTDISSSLGITQDLTTLEGHKWIHKHKIYTTDDNGFLRLWTFDSSACEAELKLDSNSLLSLDVNKKYPHLIAIGGDSGKVKIYNLLRQCMSTKGGSDNEYLRFSVIPSHLPNVVYEYLNWYHPVMKVRWINDIFVSAQYSEPLYTKESTNSSTFAIWNVSKDIFDKEDAFLCNKYWSQGMESRNNTWHLASRLICLYGGHFGSLGGVLSSDCNWTDEFGLVAISSDNTGQLHWYKPGIWTWGDYDDPLCIARIKGNVEFHKNILDIVSREHKTLQKRNDYESHSYEYSTGTHSSSNFRKTKSSFTEYLNNAEIQLTLLEQNKTLANDFNSLPIWCRKTLKLSADEEKYMKLIQKSVREREMTEHTLLDTPISRPAIDTA, from the exons ATGGCACATGAAGGTGCGTCTAGCGTCTCTGGGACACATAGAGAGTCATCTTCCGGGAGATCGAGGACTCCACGCACCTCCGGAAGAGGGCGCAAGAAGGAATCCGCAAAGACGGTGTTACGTAATACGGTAGGACGTCTTGATTCAGAGGCATTTGCGAGAAGAAGCAAATATTTGCGTGGTATTTTCCTTGATCCACAAAAGAGACACTCATATGAATGGACTTTGCTCGAAAAGAAGGTACTACTTTTGGACTGGTACCACAATCCTTCATATTATGAGAATTGGAAGCCAGCTGAAACGGAAGACATGACAAACAGGTTCTTTTCAAACCTAATCTACAACTATAGTCATCTGTCTATGGTTAACATTGGTCCGAGTGTCATTTTCTGCCGCCTAATAAACGAGTTTGTCCATATTGACGCCCCGTATCAGTGTGTTGTTATGATTTTAAGGTACGTTGATCAGTATGGAATATCTCGTGACGAGCTCAAGATCGGCATGATATGGCGCGGTTGTGAGATGGAGGAGATGATCAACGGTCAGACTACCCAGATATACACACCGACAAAATCGGATGATTACCAGTGTATATACGATGGGATCAGTTACAACATATTCTCTTACACAACGGATCCGTTCGAGAAACTTGGGCCTTGTGAAAAATGTACGAGAGCCGATGTGCATGAAAAGACTACACTTGCTACTCCCAAGATTGTGTTCAGTGAACCGGCCGTATCGATGGAAGTAACTTCAACACGTTTGAATGGCACTCGCAACTATTTGGTAGCtgtgaagatgaagagctATATTGTCAGAGTTTATAACATTACCGACCTAATTACCACAACAGTGAAGATCGCCAAAACCTGGGATAGCGCACGAAAAATCCACGTGAAGACATTTAATgagaaaaagaataaaatttcAAAGGACGAAATTATATGCACTGGTTGTCTACTGGAGGAATCTGACCTTAAGATGCTGGAATCCCTCAGGTCCGAGGCCAGCTCCTACCAGTCTGCTTTTAAGCCGATAGAATGCCTGGGTTTGGACTTTGAGGCTGTACATTCAAAGAGTATTGCTATTAAACGCGAAACTCTTCAATCTGGCCTAAAGTTTTTCCATACTTCCATAATTTCGGAGAAGATCGTAATACCTACGTTTGTGGCGGCAGTGGGAAGTACGAATGCGTGTGTATGGGAACTTGgcaatattttaaatacaaagGCGCGAGAACCGCTTTTGGAGATGAGGTTTCCGTCGGATTCATTCCCAACAGATATCTCCTCTTCTCTGGGGATCACACAGGATCTTACCACCCTTGAGGGGCATAAATGGATACATAAGCACAAAATATACACAACAGATGATAATGGATTTCTAAGACTGTGGACTTTTGATTCTTCAG CATGTGAGGCTGAGCTCAAGCTGGATTCAAATTCCCTTTTATCACTTGATGTTAACAAAAAGTACCCACACCTGATAGCTATAGGAGGTGACAGTGGCAAAGTAAAGATTTACAACTTATTGCGTCAGTGCATGTCTACCAAGGGAGGTTCAGACAATGAATATCTGCGTTTTTCTGTCATTCCAAGCCACCTTCCAAACGTGGTATATGAGTACTTGAATTGGTATCATCCAGTAATGAAGGTGCGATGGATAAATGACATTTTTGTGAGCGCACAATATTCCGAACCTCTTTACACAAAGGAGTCGACAAACTCGTCCACATTTGCAATTTGGAATGTTTCTAAGGATATATTTGATAAGGAAGATGCGTTTTTGTGTAACAAGTATTGGTCACAGGGAATGGAATCTCGCAACAATACTTGGCATTTGGCATCTCGACTCATTTGTCTATATGGTGGCCATTTTGGATCATTAGGAGGTGTGTTATCTTCGGATTGCAACTGGACTGATGAGTTCGGTCTTGTTGCAATTTCTTCCGACAATACTGGGCAATTACATTGGTACAAACCCGGTATCTGGACTTGGGGTGATTATGATGATCCACTTTGCATTGCGCGTATAAAAGGCAATGTTGAGTTTCATAAGAATATCTTGGATATTGTATCAAGGGAACACAAGACATTGCAGAAGCGCAACGATTATGAAAGCCACTCCTATGAATATTCCACTGGTACACACTCTTCCTCCAATTTCAGAAAGACGAAGTCAAGCTTTACGGAATATTTGAACAATGCAGAGATACAATTAACACTTTTGGAGCAAAATAAAACACTAGCGAATGATTTTAACAGTCTACCAATTTGGTGTAGAAAGACGCTGAAACTTAGCGCGGATGAGGAGAAGTATATGAAACTCATTCAAAAGTCAGTACGGGAGCGGGAAATGACCGAACATACACTTTTGGATACACCAATATCCAGACCAGCTATAGATACTGCTTAG